A genomic stretch from Sphingobacterium sp. ML3W includes:
- a CDS encoding flavin reductase family protein has product MNSSSFDTVTFESSADKAIIDNLIKYAIAPRPICFASTIDVAGNVNLSPFSYFNLMSHQPPICVFSPLRRMRDGSTKHTLDNIQEVNEVVINIVNYAMVQQQSLASTEYSKEVNEFDKSGFTPIPSLHVRPPRVSESPVQLECRVREVIALSDEPGAGNLVIAEVLYMHVHKELLHKNNTIKQEELDLVARLGGDWYCRVTNENLFIVPKPLRSLGIGVDQLPESIRLSKVLTGNHLGLLANVESLPVLEQATQEDKYLNYLRLNFQQGSPQLTQKVHAYAAQLLDTEQLDKAWQVLLSL; this is encoded by the coding sequence ATGAATTCTTCTTCTTTCGATACAGTCACTTTTGAGTCCTCTGCTGATAAAGCCATCATTGATAATTTAATCAAATATGCCATTGCACCTCGTCCCATCTGTTTTGCGAGTACCATCGATGTGGCGGGCAATGTCAACCTGAGTCCTTTCAGCTACTTCAACCTGATGTCACACCAACCACCAATATGTGTATTCTCACCCTTGCGTCGCATGCGTGATGGCAGTACCAAGCATACACTGGACAATATTCAGGAAGTCAATGAGGTCGTCATCAACATCGTAAACTATGCGATGGTACAGCAACAGTCACTGGCCAGTACAGAGTACAGCAAGGAGGTAAATGAATTTGACAAATCTGGGTTTACACCAATCCCATCATTACATGTTCGCCCACCGCGGGTCTCGGAATCTCCGGTTCAACTGGAATGTCGTGTAAGAGAAGTGATCGCCCTGAGCGACGAACCCGGCGCAGGAAATCTCGTTATTGCAGAAGTACTCTATATGCATGTGCACAAAGAACTCTTGCACAAAAACAATACGATAAAACAAGAGGAACTAGATCTGGTCGCTCGTCTCGGCGGCGACTGGTACTGCCGTGTAACCAATGAAAATCTCTTTATTGTTCCTAAACCACTCCGCAGTCTGGGTATTGGCGTAGATCAGCTGCCCGAAAGTATTCGCCTTTCCAAAGTACTTACCGGAAACCATCTCGGATTATTGGCTAATGTCGAATCCTTACCAGTTCTAGAGCAAGCCACCCAAGAGGATAAATATTTAAACTACCTCCGGCTGAATTTTCAACAAGGTTCACCGCAATTAACACAAAAAGTACATGCTTACGCTGCGCAATTATTGGATACGGAGCAATTAGACAAAGCATGGCAGGTACTATTAAGCCTATAA
- a CDS encoding DUF350 domain-containing protein, translating into MNYELFYKGIAASLIYSLIGIAVLLLAYWLIERLTPEQSWQEIVKNKNMALAIVFAAFILGISIIIAAAIHG; encoded by the coding sequence ATGAATTACGAATTGTTTTATAAAGGAATTGCAGCATCATTGATTTATTCGCTTATTGGCATTGCTGTATTGTTATTGGCCTATTGGCTTATCGAGCGATTGACGCCGGAACAATCTTGGCAGGAGATCGTAAAGAACAAGAATATGGCTTTAGCGATTGTTTTTGCGGCTTTTATATTAGGCATATCGATTATAATAGCTGCGGCAATACATGGGTAA
- a CDS encoding NAD(P)/FAD-dependent oxidoreductase, whose amino-acid sequence MKNGVRFNPSRRGFLKLAFLGAIGLQFAQACKKKVNRIFLRLTGTDHILGHRLRFQDFPKSTAVVEIPILILGGGVSGLSAAYRLQQKGMNDFLLLDMESEVGGNARHGENDYSRYPLGAHYLPIPNASNRELLQFLEESKIIIGWTNEGVPLFDEEQLSFAPQERLFIHNIWQGGIVPSYGLSQQETTEIDRFMTQMGRFKQLKGSDGKYVFDIPMRNASQSADLKRLDVLTMRSWMESEGYKTEPVFSYVNYCCRDDYGTGIAATSAFAAIHYFASRKHDWSAYQDLVLTWQEGNGRLVSHLKKYADGRVLNQHLAYQIHVGQDAVEVSVFDDKTKLSKTIKTQKVINCCPQFVNQYLLPNRTALTKKFHYAPWIVATIVLHRFPFADGATLSWENIIYNGKGLGYVYDQHQNLNQLQSPFVITYYHSLGDGDLNGNRKQLYQWTDQQWKEFILEDLEKAHYGIENEVISIEVFRHGHGMISPVSGFLSDEARTELTRPIADKVYFAHSDLSGISIFEEAFYQGITVADQVFADLGQKEA is encoded by the coding sequence ATGAAGAATGGAGTAAGATTTAATCCCTCGCGGCGTGGTTTTCTCAAGCTCGCATTCTTGGGGGCAATCGGCCTGCAGTTTGCTCAGGCCTGTAAGAAAAAGGTGAACCGTATTTTTTTGCGCCTGACGGGGACAGACCATATTTTGGGGCATCGTCTGCGATTCCAGGATTTCCCCAAATCTACAGCAGTGGTTGAAATACCCATTCTGATTCTTGGTGGTGGCGTAAGCGGACTATCAGCTGCCTATCGTTTGCAACAAAAGGGAATGAACGATTTTCTGCTTTTGGATATGGAGTCTGAAGTAGGGGGTAATGCGCGTCATGGCGAGAATGATTATAGCCGTTATCCGTTAGGAGCACATTATCTTCCTATTCCGAATGCTTCCAATAGGGAGCTGCTGCAGTTTTTGGAGGAATCGAAAATTATCATCGGCTGGACGAATGAAGGTGTTCCATTATTTGATGAGGAACAATTGTCCTTTGCTCCGCAGGAACGACTTTTTATCCATAACATCTGGCAGGGGGGTATTGTTCCCAGTTATGGGTTATCCCAACAGGAGACGACTGAAATAGATCGTTTTATGACACAGATGGGTCGGTTTAAGCAATTGAAAGGTAGCGATGGAAAGTACGTCTTTGATATCCCGATGCGCAATGCTTCGCAGTCGGCCGATCTCAAAAGATTAGATGTCCTGACGATGCGTTCATGGATGGAATCAGAGGGGTATAAGACGGAACCTGTGTTTAGTTATGTGAACTACTGTTGCCGTGACGACTATGGAACGGGTATCGCGGCCACTTCTGCTTTTGCTGCTATACATTACTTTGCGAGCCGAAAGCACGATTGGTCTGCCTACCAGGATCTGGTGCTCACCTGGCAGGAAGGGAATGGGCGATTGGTCAGCCATTTGAAGAAATATGCGGATGGTAGGGTATTGAATCAACATCTGGCTTATCAGATACATGTAGGGCAAGATGCTGTGGAAGTGTCCGTCTTCGATGATAAAACGAAATTGTCAAAGACCATTAAAACCCAGAAGGTGATCAATTGCTGCCCACAATTTGTCAATCAGTATCTGTTGCCAAACCGTACGGCATTGACGAAAAAATTTCATTATGCACCTTGGATCGTAGCGACGATTGTATTGCATCGTTTCCCTTTTGCAGATGGTGCGACACTTTCCTGGGAAAATATTATTTATAACGGAAAGGGATTGGGTTATGTGTATGATCAACACCAGAACCTAAATCAGTTGCAAAGCCCTTTTGTGATTACCTATTATCATAGTCTGGGAGATGGGGACCTCAATGGAAACCGGAAACAGCTATATCAGTGGACAGACCAGCAATGGAAAGAGTTTATTTTGGAAGATCTAGAGAAGGCGCATTATGGAATAGAAAATGAAGTCATTAGTATAGAAGTCTTTCGACACGGACATGGCATGATAAGCCCTGTCAGTGGTTTTCTATCAGACGAAGCGCGTACCGAACTGACAAGACCTATTGCTGATAAAGTCTATTTTGCACATTCTGATTTAAGTGGTATATCTATTTTTGAGGAAGCCTTTTATCAGGGAATCACCGTAGCCGATCAGGTTTTCGCTGACCTTGGTCAAAAAGAAGCATAG
- a CDS encoding fumarylacetoacetate hydrolase family protein, whose protein sequence is MRIVTCTKNGQHELGIIINDRVYTCSEIALSLPTDMADFLIRGDEAINDLVYYHSALLEGRMSRPYQLLQDSQLVAPIPHPTSVRDAYAFRQHVATSRRNRGLDMIPEFDEFPVFYFSNHQAIQGPGPIQCMPLHLEQLDFELEVAIVINKTGINIPASEADKYIAGYMIMNDFSARKLQMDEMKLSLGPAKGKDFATAIGPWLVTKDELEPYKINSSGDHIGDRYNLEMSCRVNGQQVSSGNFATMHWTFAEIIERVSYGVRLFPGDVIGSGTVGTGCFLELNGTGRMENPAHQDQWLQVGDQVELEITGLGKLSNSVVLYQQ, encoded by the coding sequence ATGAGAATTGTTACGTGCACGAAAAATGGCCAACATGAATTAGGCATTATAATCAATGACCGGGTATACACCTGCTCGGAGATAGCCCTTTCCCTTCCGACCGATATGGCTGATTTTTTGATCCGTGGAGATGAAGCCATAAACGATTTAGTGTATTATCACAGTGCATTGCTGGAGGGACGTATGTCCAGACCTTACCAGTTATTGCAAGATAGTCAGCTTGTTGCACCGATACCTCATCCGACATCAGTGCGTGATGCCTATGCTTTTCGGCAGCACGTAGCGACGTCAAGAAGAAACCGCGGACTGGATATGATTCCGGAATTCGATGAATTTCCCGTTTTTTACTTCTCCAATCATCAGGCCATACAAGGTCCCGGCCCGATACAATGTATGCCACTGCATCTTGAGCAACTGGATTTTGAACTTGAAGTGGCCATCGTAATCAATAAAACAGGTATAAATATCCCTGCCTCAGAGGCTGATAAATATATTGCCGGATACATGATCATGAATGATTTTAGCGCACGAAAACTCCAGATGGACGAGATGAAATTAAGCTTGGGGCCCGCCAAAGGAAAGGATTTTGCTACGGCAATTGGTCCATGGTTAGTCACCAAGGACGAATTGGAACCTTATAAAATTAATTCTTCAGGAGATCATATTGGTGACCGATATAATCTCGAGATGTCATGCCGAGTGAATGGTCAACAGGTTTCTTCCGGTAATTTTGCTACGATGCACTGGACATTTGCCGAAATTATCGAGCGCGTTTCCTATGGTGTACGTCTCTTTCCGGGTGATGTGATCGGTTCGGGAACAGTTGGAACGGGATGTTTTTTAGAACTCAACGGCACTGGGCGCATGGAGAATCCCGCTCATCAGGATCAATGGCTACAGGTAGGCGATCAGGTCGAGCTAGAAATAACTGGCTTGGGCAAACTTTCCAATTCCGTAGTATTATACCAACAATAA
- a CDS encoding polyamine aminopropyltransferase, which produces MGKKSNLPIFLLFAVFVIATCGLIYELVAGALASYLLGDSVKQFSFIIGTYLFSMGVGSFLAKYITKNLFDRFIDIELLIGVIGGCSSVVLFLLFQQVEHFQFVLYFFVFLTGCLCGMEIPLLMNILKDRVQFRDLVSNVFAFDYIGALIASVLFPILLIPRLGVMGTSLFFGIINILVGVFLSFYLAKRLKNPNWIKAKSIVCLVLLSVVFFYSDDLLKYSESQLYGNNIVYKHSTPYQRIVLTESKGEYQLFLNNNLQFNTKDEYRYHEVLVHPAMSMAKDVSHVLVFGGGDGLAVREVLKYPGVKKVTLVDLDEGMTKLFQTNELLVSHNKGSLNDPRVKVINQDAFIWAKSAKEKYDVMIIDFPDPSNYSLGKLYTTSFYQSLQPLMTPYTMVSVQTTSPYFAPKSYWCIHETISTVFPNTVAYHTYVPSFGEWGFCLFSADMIQQFKHVARRVDKLRYYNYHFRELTEFPTDMRADHVEINRLDNQILVRYFDEEWSKI; this is translated from the coding sequence ATGGGTAAAAAGAGCAATCTGCCCATTTTTCTCTTATTTGCGGTATTTGTCATTGCAACTTGCGGGCTTATTTACGAGCTGGTTGCGGGTGCATTGGCGAGCTATTTATTGGGAGATTCAGTCAAGCAGTTTTCATTTATTATCGGTACCTACCTGTTCTCGATGGGGGTGGGATCTTTTTTAGCGAAGTACATCACCAAAAACCTTTTTGACCGATTTATTGATATTGAACTGTTGATCGGCGTCATTGGCGGTTGCAGTTCTGTCGTTTTATTTTTACTGTTTCAGCAGGTCGAACACTTTCAATTTGTACTCTATTTCTTTGTTTTTCTGACAGGCTGTCTCTGCGGTATGGAGATCCCCTTATTGATGAATATTCTAAAAGATAGGGTTCAGTTTAGGGACTTGGTTTCCAATGTATTTGCTTTTGATTATATCGGCGCATTGATCGCTTCGGTGCTGTTTCCTATCCTGCTGATTCCGCGGTTGGGCGTGATGGGAACATCACTGTTTTTTGGGATCATCAATATTTTGGTAGGCGTCTTTCTATCATTCTATCTCGCTAAAAGACTTAAAAATCCCAACTGGATTAAAGCCAAGTCAATAGTTTGTCTGGTATTGCTTTCGGTTGTGTTTTTTTATTCCGATGATTTGCTTAAATATTCCGAAAGTCAATTATATGGGAATAATATTGTCTATAAACATTCTACACCCTATCAACGTATTGTTCTGACGGAGAGCAAGGGTGAATATCAATTGTTTCTGAACAATAATTTACAGTTCAACACCAAAGATGAATATCGGTATCATGAGGTTTTGGTACATCCGGCGATGTCTATGGCCAAAGATGTATCGCATGTATTGGTGTTTGGCGGTGGAGACGGGCTTGCTGTCCGGGAGGTTCTTAAATATCCAGGTGTAAAAAAGGTTACATTGGTGGATTTGGACGAGGGTATGACCAAATTGTTCCAGACAAATGAATTACTAGTCAGTCACAACAAGGGCTCGCTGAATGACCCGAGAGTAAAGGTGATCAATCAGGATGCATTTATCTGGGCAAAATCTGCAAAGGAAAAATACGATGTCATGATTATAGATTTTCCGGATCCGTCAAACTATAGTCTTGGAAAATTATATACGACAAGTTTTTATCAAAGTCTACAACCTCTCATGACACCCTATACCATGGTGTCGGTACAGACAACTTCGCCTTATTTTGCACCCAAATCTTACTGGTGTATCCATGAGACAATCAGCACGGTTTTTCCAAATACTGTCGCCTATCATACCTATGTGCCATCCTTTGGCGAATGGGGATTCTGTCTATTTTCAGCAGATATGATACAACAATTTAAGCATGTTGCCCGACGGGTGGATAAGCTGCGGTATTACAATTATCATTTTAGAGAACTGACTGAGTTTCCGACCGACATGCGTGCGGATCATGTAGAAATAAACCGTTTGGACAATCAGATTTTAGTGCGGTATTTTGATGAAGAATGGAGTAAGATTTAA